A single genomic interval of Aureliella helgolandensis harbors:
- a CDS encoding tetratricopeptide repeat protein produces MPGRIFSLPSLRRSLLYALGLIVAVCVFYLAGGALRINSMLVRQALELGKDQEAEGYLAYTPWLSIGQEPETLFFEARIARHRGDFRKMSSLLRQAERQGYPPKRIELEEGLAKAQVGQLDEVLEGQLNTWMLNEPQDLREICVAYANGLAASSRFEDAQRILEAWEGDFPDDPRPPFRQGRILEHQRQAELALTSYRRAQSRDPNFTAATFSIGRLLLEQRNVDEALQVYQSAPEAGASLPIQTAIATCLKSQGNFAEAREILVQVMTHSVEEIMESYTKLEEPAERLIPAVELGKIESDEGNFEAAEKWLKMAVDFYPRDLEARYAYAVALRGLGELDAAEKEFDQVKVTREALASVNVYWDKIQANPQDTESRLELAKILLEHESARNGVYWLKSILLYDPGNQEVLQLLKKLN; encoded by the coding sequence ATGCCAGGCCGAATTTTCTCCCTCCCATCGCTGCGTCGCTCACTCCTGTACGCACTCGGCTTGATCGTCGCCGTCTGCGTTTTTTACCTTGCCGGTGGAGCGCTGCGTATCAATTCGATGCTCGTGCGCCAAGCTCTGGAGCTGGGGAAGGACCAAGAGGCCGAAGGGTATCTGGCTTACACCCCTTGGTTGTCGATTGGGCAAGAGCCCGAGACGCTGTTTTTCGAAGCCCGCATCGCTCGACACCGCGGTGACTTCCGCAAAATGTCCAGCCTTCTCCGCCAGGCAGAGCGGCAGGGTTATCCCCCCAAACGGATCGAATTGGAGGAGGGCCTAGCCAAAGCACAGGTCGGTCAGCTGGATGAGGTCCTTGAGGGGCAACTCAACACGTGGATGTTGAACGAGCCGCAAGACCTCCGGGAAATTTGCGTCGCTTACGCCAACGGACTCGCCGCCTCGTCGCGTTTTGAGGATGCACAACGAATTCTTGAAGCCTGGGAGGGGGACTTCCCGGACGACCCTCGCCCCCCCTTCCGCCAGGGACGAATCCTGGAGCATCAGCGTCAGGCGGAGCTCGCTCTGACGAGTTATCGCCGGGCCCAATCGCGCGATCCCAACTTTACGGCAGCCACCTTTAGCATCGGTCGTTTGCTGCTGGAACAACGGAATGTGGATGAAGCGCTGCAAGTGTATCAGAGCGCTCCAGAAGCCGGTGCGTCCCTCCCTATTCAAACAGCAATCGCCACTTGCTTGAAATCTCAAGGAAATTTCGCCGAGGCGCGAGAAATCTTGGTCCAGGTGATGACGCACAGCGTAGAGGAGATCATGGAATCCTACACCAAGCTGGAAGAGCCCGCTGAACGCCTCATACCTGCAGTGGAGCTGGGAAAGATCGAGTCCGATGAAGGCAACTTCGAAGCGGCGGAGAAGTGGTTGAAAATGGCCGTCGACTTCTACCCACGCGATTTGGAAGCTCGCTATGCTTACGCGGTTGCACTGCGTGGCCTGGGAGAACTCGACGCAGCAGAGAAGGAATTTGACCAAGTCAAGGTAACGCGCGAGGCACTCGCTTCCGTAAACGTGTACTGGGACAAGATACAAGCCAATCCGCAAGACACCGAATCCCGCTTGGAACTTGCCAAAATACTCCTGGAGCACGAGTCGGCACGCAACGGCGTCTATTGGCTAAAAAGTATCCTGCTGTACGATCCAGGCAATCAAGAGGTCCTCCAACTTCTCAAAAAACTAAACTAG
- a CDS encoding ABC transporter ATP-binding protein has protein sequence MALIELRDVRREYDLGEVRVHALRSVTLNIEQGEYVALIGPSGSGKSTLMNTLGCLDRPTHGSYLLAGQEIVDMSRDDRARIRNEKLGFVFQNFNLLNRTSALENVELPLHYANGMTSRKRRERAKDLLNQVGLGDRIDHHSSQLSGGQQQRVAIARALVNHPSILMADEPTGNLDSRTSREVIELFQKLNEDFALTVVLVTHDPAVARNAKRMVVLRDGSVVEDTSDFQLAMRAIQQDAFSEEEF, from the coding sequence ATGGCACTGATTGAACTGCGTGATGTTCGCCGTGAATACGACTTGGGCGAAGTTCGAGTGCACGCGCTGCGGAGTGTCACTTTGAACATCGAACAGGGTGAGTACGTAGCGCTGATCGGCCCCAGCGGCTCTGGCAAATCGACGTTGATGAACACGCTGGGGTGCCTCGATCGTCCAACGCATGGGAGCTATCTTTTGGCCGGCCAGGAGATCGTTGACATGTCGCGCGACGACCGTGCCCGCATCCGCAACGAGAAGCTGGGATTCGTGTTTCAGAACTTCAATCTACTGAACCGCACATCGGCTTTGGAGAATGTTGAATTGCCCCTCCACTATGCCAATGGCATGACGAGTCGGAAACGCCGCGAACGGGCCAAGGATTTACTGAACCAAGTGGGCTTGGGGGACCGCATCGATCACCATTCCAGTCAACTGTCAGGAGGGCAGCAACAGCGTGTCGCCATCGCGCGAGCCCTGGTCAATCATCCCTCCATCTTGATGGCAGATGAGCCCACGGGAAATTTGGATTCAAGGACCAGCCGCGAGGTCATTGAGTTGTTTCAGAAACTGAACGAAGATTTCGCATTAACGGTGGTCTTAGTCACGCACGATCCCGCCGTTGCTCGGAACGCAAAACGGATGGTAGTGCTGCGCGACGGGAGTGTGGTTGAAGACACTTCGGACTTTCAACTCGCCATGCGAGCTATTCAACAAGACGCCTTTTCAGAGGAAGAGTTTTAA
- a CDS encoding FG-GAP repeat domain-containing protein codes for MGMQAGTRILGYGLLAMLLPYGLGCSRPRSASPSAIAAESDELSDASIACIRSFCGDCHAVPLPETFPKSHWEEEVVQGYKFYIDSKRSDLVEPKRSDTIKYFRDAAPDKLTLPAQVDRRTHVQFVAATPAGLEPLAEICVSNMNWNASDATLLVSDMRSGRVLRYEVANAWSFTELGRVANACRVTPCDWDQDGATDYLVTDLGSFSVGDHHQGRVELWVDREGQLVRQALGGEFSRVVEVQPIDFDGDGDLDVIAADFGWRTTGAVRLLRNQQVDHNSPSVQTAVKVDMQLEVLDDRHGALGVEVLDLNGDGFLDYLVAFGQEYETLEAYYGNGRGEYRNQVLLELADPSYNSSSICIADVDGDGLPDIVHTNGDTMDAFLPKPYHGVRWLRNLGGERWEVQELGLLVGALQACVADFDGDGDQDIAAAGMLPFYEEEVYGPIDSVVWWEQQADGKFVRHALEQYGPSHASCVAGDVNGDGLADLIVGNWSPGKESLPVQVYLSQAAAMPLTAASSQVSVVGSQRELD; via the coding sequence ATGGGAATGCAAGCGGGGACGCGTATCCTTGGGTATGGGCTGCTTGCGATGCTATTGCCGTATGGCTTGGGTTGTTCGCGCCCCAGGTCTGCGAGTCCCAGCGCAATTGCGGCTGAGAGCGATGAACTGTCGGACGCAAGCATCGCCTGCATTCGCAGCTTCTGTGGTGACTGTCATGCCGTGCCGCTTCCTGAGACGTTCCCGAAATCGCACTGGGAAGAGGAAGTTGTTCAAGGCTACAAATTCTATATCGACTCTAAACGCAGCGATTTGGTCGAACCCAAACGCAGCGATACGATCAAATACTTTCGCGACGCGGCGCCAGATAAGCTGACGCTTCCTGCGCAGGTCGATCGTAGAACGCACGTTCAATTTGTCGCCGCCACTCCGGCCGGCCTTGAGCCACTCGCCGAGATCTGTGTTTCCAATATGAATTGGAATGCCAGCGATGCGACTCTGCTGGTGTCGGACATGCGTTCTGGGCGGGTGCTGCGATATGAGGTAGCCAATGCATGGTCGTTCACTGAGCTTGGCCGCGTCGCTAACGCGTGTCGAGTAACGCCCTGTGACTGGGACCAGGATGGGGCTACCGACTATCTGGTGACGGATTTGGGGAGTTTTTCGGTAGGCGACCATCACCAGGGACGGGTTGAACTCTGGGTCGATCGCGAGGGGCAGTTGGTTCGTCAAGCTTTGGGGGGCGAATTCTCTCGCGTCGTCGAAGTGCAACCCATTGATTTCGACGGTGATGGGGATCTCGACGTGATCGCAGCCGACTTTGGCTGGCGGACTACCGGCGCCGTGCGGTTGCTCCGCAATCAACAGGTCGACCACAATTCGCCCAGTGTGCAGACGGCGGTGAAGGTGGATATGCAATTGGAAGTCCTCGACGACAGACACGGGGCGTTGGGGGTTGAGGTGCTCGATCTCAATGGTGATGGCTTTCTGGATTACTTGGTTGCATTTGGACAAGAATACGAAACACTCGAGGCCTACTATGGAAATGGGCGAGGGGAGTATCGTAATCAGGTGCTGCTAGAATTGGCCGATCCCTCCTACAATTCGAGTTCGATCTGCATTGCAGATGTAGACGGCGATGGCTTGCCAGACATCGTCCATACCAACGGCGACACGATGGACGCGTTTCTACCGAAACCCTATCACGGTGTGCGATGGCTTCGGAATCTAGGTGGCGAACGCTGGGAGGTGCAGGAACTCGGCTTACTGGTGGGAGCACTCCAAGCCTGCGTGGCCGACTTCGACGGAGATGGTGACCAGGATATCGCAGCGGCTGGCATGTTGCCGTTCTACGAGGAGGAGGTCTATGGTCCGATTGACTCGGTAGTTTGGTGGGAGCAGCAGGCTGACGGAAAGTTTGTCAGACATGCCCTCGAGCAATACGGTCCCTCACACGCGAGCTGTGTTGCCGGGGATGTCAATGGTGATGGCCTGGCCGATTTGATCGTTGGGAATTGGTCGCCGGGTAAGGAGAGCTTGCCGGTCCAAGTCTATCTCTCGCAGGCTGCCGCCATGCCACTGACGGCCGCTAGTTCGCAAGTTTCGGTTGTTGGATCACAACGTGAGCTTGATTGA
- a CDS encoding DUF1559 domain-containing protein, with translation MKRTFSASQSRRGFTLVELLVVIAIIGILVGLLLPAVQAAREAARRMSCSNNLKQLALSVHNYESTHKRVPRLASSVYADGIMNQSNWHGYSAHTMLLPYIEQGALFAQFGFNQNHYEAAVIAPPGSVPALIAGHTRISAFLCPSDIQYPASSNKNASGWELGELGNNNYGCSEGSNSGYNVASGEQNGFFKRQTEASFGDIVDGLSNTIMMAEFNKGDNTSSSFTAVGGDFANGVAFPGSWTHQFPTQEALTEYGQACLAAGVSSHRSTAGFRWIAPGFYNTAINTVAPPNWQYPGGMPCAGCGQGDSQGVFPARSRHTGGAQHALGDGSIHFISNSMDLRTYQGLGSARSGDVATLE, from the coding sequence ATGAAACGAACTTTTAGTGCGAGCCAATCGCGACGAGGATTCACACTCGTTGAATTGCTTGTGGTGATTGCAATCATCGGTATTTTGGTAGGCCTGCTGCTACCTGCGGTACAGGCTGCCCGTGAAGCGGCTCGTCGCATGTCCTGCAGCAACAATCTCAAGCAACTGGCGCTGTCGGTACACAACTACGAAAGCACTCACAAGAGGGTGCCTCGTTTGGCGAGCTCCGTGTATGCAGATGGCATCATGAATCAAAGCAACTGGCACGGTTATTCCGCGCACACCATGTTGCTGCCCTACATTGAGCAAGGCGCTCTATTTGCACAGTTTGGATTCAACCAGAATCACTATGAAGCTGCTGTAATTGCTCCTCCAGGTAGTGTGCCAGCCCTCATCGCTGGTCACACTCGCATCAGTGCATTCCTTTGCCCCTCGGATATTCAGTATCCAGCCAGCTCCAACAAGAACGCCAGCGGCTGGGAATTGGGTGAGTTGGGTAATAACAACTACGGTTGTAGCGAAGGCTCTAACTCCGGATACAACGTCGCCTCCGGAGAACAGAATGGTTTCTTCAAGCGCCAAACGGAAGCATCTTTCGGGGACATCGTCGATGGTCTTTCCAATACGATCATGATGGCCGAATTCAACAAGGGCGATAACACGTCGAGCAGCTTTACAGCCGTCGGCGGAGATTTCGCCAATGGTGTAGCTTTCCCAGGTAGTTGGACACACCAATTCCCGACTCAAGAAGCCTTGACCGAATACGGTCAAGCCTGCTTGGCTGCAGGCGTATCCAGTCACCGTAGTACGGCTGGCTTCCGTTGGATCGCTCCTGGTTTCTACAATACGGCAATCAACACTGTCGCTCCGCCAAACTGGCAATACCCAGGCGGCATGCCATGTGCCGGATGTGGGCAGGGGGATTCGCAAGGCGTCTTCCCAGCTCGCAGCCGACACACGGGAGGAGCTCAACATGCATTGGGAGATGGTTCGATTCACTTCATCTCGAACAGCATGGATTTGAGAACGTACCAAGGTTTGGGAAGTGCCCGCTCTGGCGACGTTGCTACGCTCGAGTAG
- a CDS encoding ABC transporter permease → MSYWDTLIIAVRALWKNKMRAGLTVLGVVIGIAAVTTMVSIGQSASGLVQGQFEMLGTNVIVVLPGSAQRGGVRQTGIPSLTEQDAKAIGEDCSTVLAASPIVGTAGQVIFGNTNWSPREMQGVGADYLTVRNWNLEAGGFFSKDEISAGAKVCVIGHTLVAKLFQTSNPLEQLIRIKNIPFRVVGVLGKKGANMVGDDQDDIVLMPHTTVRRRMQGSSFGEVHAIMVSAVSSAAMSAATNEIEQLLYERHAIAPGEEADFQVQNTTEIAATLGIITGTLTLMLSAIAAISLVVGGVGIMNIMLVSVTERTREIGIRMAIGARGKDILRQFLIESIVLSSVGGVIGVLLGMAASVSATLLINAVSTGSDWPIIISLPAAGVAMAFAAAVGIFFGYYPARIASRLDPIEALRYE, encoded by the coding sequence ATGTCATACTGGGACACCCTAATCATTGCGGTGCGAGCACTGTGGAAAAACAAGATGCGCGCTGGCCTTACAGTGCTTGGCGTGGTGATTGGAATCGCGGCAGTCACCACCATGGTGTCGATTGGACAGAGCGCTAGCGGATTGGTCCAGGGCCAATTTGAGATGCTAGGGACGAACGTCATCGTAGTACTTCCGGGCAGCGCTCAACGAGGAGGGGTCCGCCAAACGGGCATTCCCAGCCTAACCGAGCAAGATGCCAAAGCCATTGGTGAAGATTGCAGTACCGTGCTGGCCGCTTCTCCCATTGTGGGCACCGCTGGCCAAGTGATCTTTGGGAATACGAACTGGAGTCCCCGGGAGATGCAGGGGGTAGGAGCCGACTATCTCACGGTCCGCAATTGGAACTTGGAGGCAGGTGGGTTCTTTTCGAAGGACGAAATCTCCGCCGGTGCAAAAGTCTGCGTGATCGGGCACACTTTGGTTGCGAAACTATTTCAGACGTCCAATCCACTGGAGCAATTGATTCGCATTAAGAATATTCCCTTTCGAGTCGTTGGGGTGTTGGGCAAGAAGGGGGCGAATATGGTCGGTGACGACCAAGACGATATCGTACTCATGCCGCACACAACTGTGCGGCGCAGGATGCAGGGCTCAAGTTTCGGTGAAGTGCATGCCATCATGGTCTCGGCCGTTTCCTCCGCCGCGATGTCCGCGGCGACCAACGAGATCGAGCAACTGCTCTATGAGCGGCATGCAATCGCTCCCGGAGAGGAAGCGGACTTTCAGGTACAAAATACGACGGAAATTGCTGCGACGTTGGGCATTATCACGGGCACTTTGACGCTGATGCTATCTGCCATTGCCGCAATCTCCTTAGTCGTGGGCGGTGTCGGGATTATGAATATTATGTTGGTTTCAGTCACTGAGCGAACACGGGAGATTGGAATACGAATGGCAATCGGAGCGCGTGGTAAAGATATCTTGCGTCAGTTCTTGATCGAGTCCATCGTCCTGTCCAGTGTGGGCGGAGTGATTGGTGTACTCTTGGGCATGGCCGCTAGTGTTAGTGCCACCTTGCTCATTAATGCGGTCAGCACGGGTAGCGACTGGCCAATCATCATTTCCCTGCCCGCTGCGGGCGTCGCCATGGCGTTTGCTGCGGCAGTCGGCATCTTCTTTGGGTACTACCCGGCCAGAATTGCCAGCCGACTCGATCCAATCGAGGCCTTAAGGTACGAATAG
- a CDS encoding CRTAC1 family protein: MKRLLLRAFNFSHGAAATALLAMAALGSSGCRREPPASTPPPPPDKEIRSPRYAFEPIDADAGVKASYDNGELGDAHSILQSLGGGVGLLDFDLDGRMDLWTPGGGAILPESQSIEGLPSLLYRQQSERLAFDQIGAQARIDLASHYTHGCSVADCDSDGFPDVLISGYDGLQYFRNMGDGTFVECAQLAGLEDDRWSSSTAFGDFNKDGLPDLYVCHYVDWSWAKNPPCFSSSAQGQRDVCAPAHFLGLDDMLYLNDAQGGFINATATANLVPAGKGLGVIVADLDHDLDVDIYVANDTTENFFYLNDGEGIFEETGLFSGTALDHRGTPNGSMGLAILDFDGDQQPDIWVTNFENETFCLYRNQRNGNFQCVTERTGITAIGDLFVGFGTVAVDIELDGDEDLVVSNGHVNRFPGSSLVAQDALLLLNNGNGRLERADVAGSGYFSTPHRGRAVVSTDFNQDGLPDFVFSHIKEPLSILLNQSQPAGNWLSLKLIGRNVNRDAIGSRVEVSHGEQVLVRHVVGGGGYLSQGAYALHWGFTGQASSVEAKVFWPDGSVEQVELAVNQAHVVIQQPKLAN; encoded by the coding sequence ATGAAACGACTTCTACTGCGTGCGTTCAACTTCAGCCATGGCGCTGCCGCAACCGCCCTGCTTGCGATGGCAGCCCTCGGCTCGAGTGGTTGCCGACGAGAACCGCCAGCATCGACGCCACCTCCACCACCCGACAAGGAGATTCGCTCGCCCCGCTATGCCTTTGAACCAATCGATGCGGATGCCGGCGTAAAAGCGAGTTATGACAATGGAGAATTAGGAGATGCCCATTCCATCTTGCAAAGCCTAGGTGGCGGTGTGGGCTTGCTAGATTTTGACCTCGATGGCCGCATGGACCTCTGGACACCAGGTGGAGGGGCGATCCTGCCCGAGAGCCAATCCATCGAAGGGCTCCCCTCACTACTTTACCGACAGCAATCCGAGCGCCTCGCATTTGATCAAATCGGCGCACAAGCCCGCATCGATCTTGCGTCCCACTATACCCACGGTTGCAGCGTTGCCGATTGTGATAGCGACGGTTTCCCCGATGTCCTTATCTCAGGCTACGATGGCTTGCAGTATTTTCGAAATATGGGAGACGGCACGTTTGTAGAGTGCGCCCAACTGGCCGGATTGGAGGACGACCGATGGTCATCCTCGACAGCCTTTGGTGATTTCAACAAGGACGGTCTACCCGACCTGTATGTGTGCCATTACGTCGACTGGTCTTGGGCCAAGAATCCCCCTTGTTTTTCGTCGTCGGCCCAGGGCCAGCGCGATGTGTGCGCACCAGCCCACTTCTTAGGTCTGGACGACATGCTCTATCTGAATGATGCCCAAGGCGGCTTCATCAACGCTACGGCAACCGCCAATCTAGTGCCCGCCGGCAAAGGGTTGGGGGTCATCGTTGCCGACCTCGATCACGATCTTGATGTCGACATTTACGTTGCCAATGATACCACCGAGAACTTCTTCTATTTGAATGATGGTGAGGGGATTTTCGAGGAAACCGGTCTATTCAGCGGTACCGCTTTGGACCACCGCGGAACGCCCAATGGCAGCATGGGCCTGGCTATCTTGGACTTCGATGGAGACCAACAACCCGATATCTGGGTTACCAACTTCGAGAACGAAACGTTTTGCCTGTATCGCAATCAGCGCAACGGGAACTTTCAATGCGTGACGGAACGGACCGGCATCACCGCCATCGGCGACCTGTTCGTCGGATTTGGAACAGTGGCGGTAGACATAGAGCTCGACGGTGACGAAGACTTAGTCGTCTCCAATGGTCACGTCAATCGTTTTCCCGGTAGCTCGCTGGTAGCCCAAGACGCATTGCTGCTGCTCAACAACGGCAACGGTCGGCTGGAGCGAGCGGACGTGGCAGGCAGCGGCTACTTCAGCACTCCCCATCGCGGACGCGCCGTGGTTTCAACCGATTTCAATCAAGACGGTTTGCCGGACTTCGTCTTCAGTCACATCAAGGAGCCCCTTTCAATTCTGCTCAATCAATCGCAGCCTGCGGGAAACTGGCTGAGTTTGAAGTTGATCGGTCGCAACGTCAATCGAGATGCTATTGGCTCACGCGTCGAGGTCTCCCACGGAGAACAGGTATTGGTACGGCATGTTGTTGGCGGCGGCGGCTATCTCTCCCAAGGGGCGTATGCCTTGCACTGGGGATTCACCGGACAGGCGAGCAGTGTCGAAGCCAAAGTGTTTTGGCCGGATGGTTCAGTGGAGCAAGTTGAACTCGCCGTCAATCAAGCTCACGTTGTGATCCAACAACCGAAACTTGCGAACTAG
- a CDS encoding efflux RND transporter periplasmic adaptor subunit codes for MPKLIKPLLILMALVCVGLLSYRPALNYWKLRNQPSWLTARVVRGDAVRMINSTGTVQPVLSVSIGSFVSGPIVELNVDFNDEVREGDLLARIDPRLFAANVARDKAVLATREAELARIKSDLQQAQNDLRRGESLQLSNQNFMSEFEMDTLRFACQGLAAQVQSAEAGIMQAQASLENSQANFEYTEIRSPVDGIVIDRKIDPGQTLAAQFQTPELFIIAPDLQKQVHVLASVDEADIGLLLRAQKEERPVTFTVDAYPDELFYGEIEQIRLSSVNVQNVVTYPVIVTATNYERKLLPGMTASLSFDVESVADVVKIPNAALRFYPEDMNYVAPEDHALLDGSRWKSQDAAHAGGMTAEEKTAAQRLKNTRHVWVVEEGMLHAVEVTTGLTENSYSVLVSGSLEAGAELVTALETK; via the coding sequence ATGCCAAAGCTCATCAAACCGCTCCTCATCCTCATGGCGCTCGTGTGCGTGGGGCTGTTGAGCTATCGCCCCGCGCTCAACTATTGGAAACTTCGCAATCAGCCCAGTTGGCTCACCGCGCGAGTCGTGCGCGGCGATGCCGTGCGAATGATCAATTCCACCGGTACGGTTCAGCCGGTGTTGTCGGTTTCGATTGGTTCGTTTGTGTCAGGCCCCATTGTCGAACTGAACGTTGACTTCAATGACGAGGTGCGAGAGGGGGATCTCTTGGCGCGGATCGATCCGCGACTGTTTGCGGCGAATGTGGCGCGTGATAAAGCAGTGCTGGCGACTCGGGAGGCGGAGCTGGCGCGTATCAAATCGGATCTACAGCAGGCGCAGAATGACCTCAGGCGGGGTGAAAGCTTGCAGCTCAGCAACCAAAATTTCATGTCTGAATTTGAAATGGATACGCTGCGCTTCGCTTGCCAAGGGCTCGCGGCTCAAGTTCAGTCCGCCGAAGCGGGCATCATGCAAGCGCAAGCTAGTTTGGAAAATTCACAAGCCAATTTTGAGTACACGGAAATACGCTCGCCGGTCGACGGAATTGTCATTGATCGGAAGATCGACCCGGGGCAAACCTTGGCAGCGCAGTTCCAAACACCGGAATTGTTCATAATTGCGCCAGATTTGCAGAAGCAAGTGCATGTCTTGGCGTCGGTGGATGAAGCCGATATTGGGTTGCTATTGCGCGCCCAGAAGGAGGAGCGTCCGGTTACCTTTACCGTCGATGCGTATCCGGACGAATTGTTCTACGGCGAGATCGAACAGATTCGTTTGAGTTCTGTGAATGTCCAAAACGTGGTTACCTACCCCGTCATCGTGACTGCAACGAATTACGAGCGCAAGCTGCTGCCGGGGATGACGGCCAGTCTGTCCTTTGACGTGGAATCTGTCGCGGATGTGGTAAAGATTCCCAATGCGGCGCTTCGGTTCTATCCCGAGGATATGAATTACGTTGCTCCGGAAGATCACGCATTGCTCGACGGCTCACGCTGGAAGTCACAGGACGCCGCCCACGCTGGCGGTATGACAGCCGAAGAAAAGACTGCGGCGCAGCGGCTGAAGAATACGCGGCACGTGTGGGTTGTCGAGGAGGGAATGCTGCATGCTGTCGAAGTTACCACGGGGCTAACGGAGAACAGCTATTCCGTTCTGGTATCCGGTTCCCTGGAAGCGGGAGCGGAACTCGTAACTGCTCTGGAAACGAAATAG
- a CDS encoding DUF1552 domain-containing protein has product MPIKKHLSRRTVLRGLGASVALPWLDIMGTASVQAGSQAGPPLRMAYFYVPNGVNMDAWRPTVDGPLTELSRTLQPLEPVKDSITVISNLAAEHCDGTSAAHEPAGGGFLVGKKCKHSEEPEVGGASVDQIAAKEIGLATPVDSLALGIDPGHRGDHGYSGTYMSHISWKSKTTPSALELNPKQLYERLFRGRTPTRPDWNQEQAATAPAVDTLETSVLDLVQEETRALQRKLGFSDRRKLESYLDGLRSIERRVTLATRDAYSHHQDAFTEDPLLHADEPDLPELIIPGGRGVPEVYADHVNLMLDILTLAFQSDTTRLATFMFSYEKSGRSYSEIEAPGSHHSSSHHQKKPETLEQLARINTHHIALFSRMLQRMAAIDEGGSSLLDNVLICYGSGISDGNRHNNDDLPILVAGGGRQRIAGGTHLNLEEKTPLCNLYLEMLNQAGIQRKNFGDSTERLNLPKV; this is encoded by the coding sequence ATGCCTATCAAGAAGCATCTATCGCGTCGAACCGTACTGCGTGGCCTAGGAGCGAGCGTTGCTCTACCCTGGCTCGACATTATGGGCACCGCTTCGGTGCAAGCTGGTTCCCAAGCGGGACCTCCCTTGAGAATGGCTTACTTCTACGTGCCCAACGGTGTCAATATGGACGCGTGGCGGCCGACGGTCGATGGCCCTCTCACCGAGTTGTCGCGCACGCTTCAGCCGCTAGAACCGGTCAAAGATTCGATTACCGTGATCAGCAACCTGGCTGCAGAGCACTGTGACGGAACGAGTGCGGCACACGAGCCGGCTGGTGGTGGATTCCTCGTGGGGAAGAAGTGCAAGCATTCTGAAGAGCCCGAAGTGGGGGGGGCGTCGGTCGATCAAATTGCAGCTAAGGAGATCGGACTGGCGACTCCGGTAGACTCTCTGGCATTGGGGATTGATCCTGGGCACCGTGGTGACCATGGCTACAGCGGCACCTACATGTCTCACATTTCTTGGAAAAGCAAAACCACACCATCGGCGCTGGAGCTGAATCCCAAGCAGCTCTACGAGCGACTGTTTCGTGGCCGCACGCCAACTCGACCCGATTGGAATCAAGAGCAAGCCGCCACCGCGCCGGCCGTGGATACGCTTGAGACCAGCGTGCTCGACTTAGTACAGGAGGAAACGCGAGCTCTTCAGCGCAAACTTGGCTTCTCCGACCGTCGCAAGCTCGAGAGCTATCTCGATGGCCTTCGCAGCATTGAGCGGCGGGTCACCTTAGCCACGCGGGATGCCTATTCCCATCACCAAGATGCTTTCACCGAGGATCCACTGCTGCATGCCGACGAGCCGGATCTGCCGGAGTTGATTATTCCGGGTGGCCGCGGGGTGCCAGAGGTCTATGCAGACCATGTGAATTTGATGCTGGATATTCTGACTCTGGCCTTCCAGTCCGATACGACGCGTTTGGCGACCTTCATGTTTTCGTACGAAAAATCGGGGAGGTCGTACTCAGAAATCGAAGCACCTGGATCCCATCATTCAAGTTCCCATCACCAGAAGAAGCCCGAAACGCTCGAGCAACTCGCCAGGATTAATACTCACCATATCGCGCTCTTTTCCCGCATGCTGCAGCGCATGGCAGCGATTGACGAAGGAGGTTCTTCATTGCTCGATAATGTCTTGATCTGCTACGGTTCGGGGATCAGTGACGGTAATCGCCACAACAACGATGACCTACCAATTTTAGTCGCCGGTGGCGGCCGGCAGCGCATCGCCGGCGGCACGCATCTCAATCTGGAAGAGAAGACCCCTCTGTGCAATCTGTATCTCGAAATGCTGAATCAAGCGGGCATACAGCGCAAGAACTTCGGCGACAGCACAGAACGATTGAATTTGCCAAAAGTATGA